DNA sequence from the Sulfurimonas sp. HSL3-7 genome:
TTTACCTCGGCGGTAAGGTCGCGGTACAGGCCCAGGAGAGCGGACTGTTTATCAAACCCGACGAACTGACAACGGTCTTCGAAGCGCTGATCCATCTCTTCAAGACCTACGGCTTCCGGGACAACCGTAATAAGAACCGTCTCCACTTTCTCGTGGAGTCGGTCGGTATGGAGAACTTTGCCAAGGCACTTGCCGAACAGAGCGGTCTGAACCTTGCCGAAAGCGGTGAGCTGCTGCTCACGACCGAGCACTGCCTCGGCGATGACGGGTGTGTCGAGCTTGCGGAAGGTAAAAAGGCCCTGCTCTTTGCGATCCCTTCGGGTATCTTCAGCGGCAGCGACCTGATCGAAACGGCAGCACTGGCACGTTCGACCGGCAGCCATATCCGCCTCTCGATCGAGCAGAGTTTCTACCTCATTAACGATGCGTCCAAGATCGGCCAGCTGAAGGCTAGTGCACTTTATACCAAATATAAGAAGTTTCACAACGTCTACTTTACCCACCAGATCGCCTGTGCCGGTACAGAGACCTGCAGCTTCGGCGTCATTCCGAACAAACCCGACGCAATCGAAATGGCGGAGTTTCTCGACCGCGAGCTGCCGATGGAGAGCGGCAAGATCCGGATGCACTGGTCGGCCTGCCCGAAGGGGTGCGGTATTCACGGTATCGCCGACATCGGCTTTGAAGGGTGCAAGGCGAAAGATGCCGAAGACAAAAGCTGTTTCGGCGTGCATATCTTTGTCGGAGGCAAAGCGAGTTTTGAAGCGGTAGAGGCGCGGCAGGTCTTTAAAGCGGTGCCCCTGACCGAGGCCAAAGAGGTCGTCAAAAAGATCGTCGCACTCTATGTCAACGAACGTCTTGAGGGCGAATCGTTCGAGCTGTATGACACCCGCGTGCTGCAAGCACTGAGTGTCGATCAGCTGCGCGATAAGATCATGCAGTAATACGGCATTAGCCTAACAATACACCGACACACAAAGGGGTGTACGACTAAAGCCCGTTGCCCCACATGTGTATCTTCTTCGCCGTCACCAGGTCGTACCCCTCATGAATCTCGATTGCATTGGCGGCTCGAAACTCATGTGCTTCAAGCAGGGCCTTCTGAGCTTCGACATCCACCGTCCCCTTTTCGCTGATAACGATAATGTTGCCGGTGTTGGCCAGTGTGGTGTAGATCGACTTCAAAATCCGTTCGGCGAATTCGTGTCGGTGCAGAACGTCGCGGATAATAACGATGTCGTTATCTCTCGGCAGAGCCCGGAAGGGGGCTTTGTAGTGGGGAACCGTCTGGAGCTTAAGATGCTCGGACTCCGTAAAGGGCTGGTGTTCACCCGGGTACTCCGCTACGGCGAGACGGTGTTTCGGGTAGGGTTTGAGGTGTTCGATCAGCGCCGCCGTCAACCCGTCAGCGTGGGCGGTGACGTCGAGCACTTTAAAGCCCGGTTGCGGGTGGATAAGCTCTAGAAACTGCTGATAATCCGCCATCACCTGCCCCTTTTGCTATCAGATCGCCAGATCGTGCAGCTCTTTGAAGAGGAAGGCTTCGACGATGTCGTCGATGCTGCGCTTGGTGTGGGCGACCAGCACCATCATCTGCTGTTCGATGAACTCCATGACCGGCTCGAAATTGCCTATGACGACGACTGCATCCACCCAGTCATCGACATCCTCTTTAGTGTCGAAATAGTTGATCTCAACAACCTGCCCCTCCTGCGTATCGTCGCTGTCCATCGGTAAAAGGATCTTCACGTCTATGCCTGAGCGACTTTTGAAAAGTCGAGTTTCAGTGCTTCGTTGTCCATGATGCCGATACCGGCATTGAGCACTTTCTGCGCTATCTCCTGCACCTCTTTGAGCGAATGTATCTTGGCTGTGCCGCACTGGTAGAGGTTGAGTTCCGGGATGTCCTTTTGCGAATCGACATGCAGGACATCTTCCATCGATGCTTTCCACGCTTCGGCAACCGTCTCTTCCGCCGGTGTGCCGATCGTGCTCATATAGAAACCGGTACGGCAGCCCATCGGCGAGATATCAATGATCTCGGTATCTTTGCTGTTGAAATGGTCACGTCTGTTTTTCTTCAGCCACAACAGGCGCGGCAGTGCTCCAAGGGCATAGGTCTGACCGCTCTTCACATAAAATTCCGCTTCACGTTCTGGGAACATTCCGTTAAGCTCTGCCACCTCGCGGTCTGCTCTCGCATCCACATTGGCGACACCAAAGAGCTCTTTCCCCTCTCTGTCGTAAAGAACGATCCCTTCACGCATACTGGTGGCCGTCACCGCTTTGATACTGGCCTTCTCAATCGCTTTTCGGATACATGAAGAGAGGATTTTCCAATTGCTCTGATAGTCAAACCCCATCGAATTTGCAACGCCCTCTTCACTCAAATGTGTCCACTCCTGCTGACCTGTCCCCACCTGATTGCCTACTTGGATTTCTTGTCCGGAGACCGCTCTTCTTGTTAGCTGACTTTCTATAGTGGGGTAAAGAGAGAGAACGCCTTAACATTCAGACTATCATGAAGACAATCTCTTTTTTAATCGAGAGGCAGAAGATCATCCAGCAGATCTTCGCCGTCATTCTCTTCATACTCTTTATAAACGGCGTCATCCTTCTTCAGTGCAAGCAGCAGTTTTTGACGGACATCCTTGTTGATGTTTTTCTCCTGTACCGCCATCAGCACTTCGATGGAGCTGTCTGTGGGGTTGCGCCATAATTTGATCTGTTTGTAATCTTCTTTTTTGGCTCCACTTACCTCGGAGGCAATGCTAGACGCGATACCATCGGTCAATACAGCCGCCTTCCCGCCTATCTTGCGCGAAAACGTAGCCAGCTTGTCCTCGATGTAATGCGACACGACCTGTTGCATCTCTTTCTGGCCGTTGTCAGTCGCTTCCTGAAGCATAAAGTTATCACCTATGCGGCTGTAATCGCTATGGCCGACTGCCGTCTGCATCGCATCACCGACAACATTTTTACAGACCCACTCCGGTGCCGGCGCACCGTTTTTGGTACATTTCAGGTCTTCATCGGCATCGATCTCATCAGGTTTAGGGCCACTGGAACAGGCGCTGAAACCCAGCATCAGTATTGAAACAAGTGTCATACACGCTATCTTCTGTAATTTCATCATCAACCCCTTTGTGCAAATATTTTATCATAAGTTCTACAACTGTATATCGTGCTATAATCCCCACTATGTTTGATGATGTTTTATTGCTGATCACCTTATCGCTGATCGTTATTTTCTCACCTTTTATTGCAAAAATCATAAGGTTGCCGACAACCCCTGTGGAGATCATTCTCGGGGCGATTTTTGCATATGCGGGATTTTTGCATCACCACTATCTTTTCGAGCTTGTCGCCGAGGTCGGTTTTCTCTATCTGATGTTTATTGCCGGAACAGAGGTCGACCTGAAAAAGGTACTTCGCACCAACAGGGCCCTGATGAGGCGTATTCTCATCTATCTCTCGCTGCTCTACCTTTTCTCTATCGGGTTCACCCTCTATTTTGACCTTGGCAAGATATTTATCGTACTGTTGCCGCTTATCTCCGTCGGACTGGTTGTAACGCTCTCCAAAGAGTACGGAAAGACACCCTGGCTGACACTGGGGATGACAGCAGGCGGCATCGGCGAGGTGATCAGTATCGCGGTGCTGACCATGACCGCCACCGCACTGCAGGAGGGATTTGGACTTGCCTTTCTCAAATCGATGGGTGCCTTGGTTCTTTTCATCTTTATCATCTACCTGCTTTTTCGCGCCCTGCAGATTCTCTTCTGGTGGTTTCCGGAGGTCGGTACCGCACTGATGCCGCACGATGATAACAAGGAGCAGGACTTACGCATCTCGATGGGTGTCCTCTTTATTCTTGTCGCCGTTATGCTCTACCTGCATCTTGAGCTCGCTTTCGGCGCCTTTATCGCAGGGATCTTTATCCCGACTTTCTTTACCCATAAACAGGACCTCCCTCACCGCCTCGCGAGCTACGGCTTCGGCTTTCTGATCCCGGTCTTTTTTATCAATATCGGCAGCACCTTCAACCTTGAATCACTCTTGATGGAAGGGCTGGTCACAACCGCCCTGATCATTACCGCAGCCATGGTCGCGATGCGTGTTGTCGGAGCCCTTGTCTTTAAAAATATTTTGGGCTTTCGTTCTGCGATACTCCTGGGGCTGAGCCACTCCATGCCGTTGACGCTGCTGATTGCCGTTGCCACCATTGCCTATCACAGCAGCAGTATCGACAAGCTCCACTATTTCGCCTTTATTTTGGCATCACTCTTCCAGGTTATCGTTGTGACGCTTATGATCAAACTGATCCACAAAGAGCCGAGTCCGGCATCTTTGCCCAACGCGTTTAATCAGCAGAAAAGATAAACAGGCAAGCTCTCTATTTATAAATTAGTAGGCGTTCTGTTTTATGCGATGTCAGGAACGATGCAAACCTTCCGTAGATTTTTTATACCGGTTGCATTCTATTGCTCTTGAGACATAGCGAGGAAGTTTTCCGACAGGATAGACCAGACCGACAGCAAGGGTAACAAACCAGACAGCACTGTAGACATTACCCATAGAGAATATATAAGCAATCAGAAGCAAAGATACAACTTCCAAAATAAAATAGAGATATGGTCTTATAATGGAACATGTCCGTTTCTCAACTTTTTTCATGCAGCTCTCCTTTATAATGCTTATTTACTCTACAAACCCGATGTGACATCGTCAAATAAGCAGGTGTGACTGTTTACCAAGAGTTTAGTCCCTTAAAGCTTACTTTGAAATAAATTTTATTCATATCTATTATTCGATGTTATCAAGACATGTGAAAGCAAATCGGAACAACCCCAATCCTATTGACTGTGGCTGATCCGACTTTTTTTGAGAAGAAACGTATATACTATTTTTTTTCTTTTAGGATATGGTTCGCGATCGCAAAGCCGTGGTTAAGACCAAGAGCGATTGAACCGCCGGACTCCTGCGTGATGTCGCCCGCGACATAGAGCTCTTTGATGTTGGTCTCATAGTTTTCGTCATGCACCGGCTTACCGTCTTCGATCTCGATACCTGATGATGTCAAAAAAGCACTGGGTGTTGTACCGCCGATCGCATAGATGACCCGGTCATAGCACTCGTCATCGCCCTCGTCGAGCAGGACTTTGACTTTGCCGTCCTCCGCTTCAAG
Encoded proteins:
- a CDS encoding ferredoxin--nitrite reductase, encoding MTKLHEAYETRNKKINKIEGLKTLKTPQSVYDQLEQICAEGYENLKDEDSKFFLKCFGLFDKGEGEFMIRLRIAGGQLEPQQAATIGEIAQQYSRDYIDITTRQQIELRYIPFAALAEVLQRLDTVGITTFQTGIDNFRNVVTSPFDGYDKTQYIACMPIIEALQTIFLKREEWIGILPRKFNTAILGSGTNDCNIYGHDCCFLPAQRDGIYGFNLYLGGKVAVQAQESGLFIKPDELTTVFEALIHLFKTYGFRDNRNKNRLHFLVESVGMENFAKALAEQSGLNLAESGELLLTTEHCLGDDGCVELAEGKKALLFAIPSGIFSGSDLIETAALARSTGSHIRLSIEQSFYLINDASKIGQLKASALYTKYKKFHNVYFTHQIACAGTETCSFGVIPNKPDAIEMAEFLDRELPMESGKIRMHWSACPKGCGIHGIADIGFEGCKAKDAEDKSCFGVHIFVGGKASFEAVEARQVFKAVPLTEAKEVVKKIVALYVNERLEGESFELYDTRVLQALSVDQLRDKIMQ
- a CDS encoding S-ribosylhomocysteine lyase; protein product: MGTGQQEWTHLSEEGVANSMGFDYQSNWKILSSCIRKAIEKASIKAVTATSMREGIVLYDREGKELFGVANVDARADREVAELNGMFPEREAEFYVKSGQTYALGALPRLLWLKKNRRDHFNSKDTEIIDISPMGCRTGFYMSTIGTPAEETVAEAWKASMEDVLHVDSQKDIPELNLYQCGTAKIHSLKEVQEIAQKVLNAGIGIMDNEALKLDFSKVAQA
- a CDS encoding cation:proton antiporter, with amino-acid sequence MFDDVLLLITLSLIVIFSPFIAKIIRLPTTPVEIILGAIFAYAGFLHHHYLFELVAEVGFLYLMFIAGTEVDLKKVLRTNRALMRRILIYLSLLYLFSIGFTLYFDLGKIFIVLLPLISVGLVVTLSKEYGKTPWLTLGMTAGGIGEVISIAVLTMTATALQEGFGLAFLKSMGALVLFIFIIYLLFRALQILFWWFPEVGTALMPHDDNKEQDLRISMGVLFILVAVMLYLHLELAFGAFIAGIFIPTFFTHKQDLPHRLASYGFGFLIPVFFINIGSTFNLESLLMEGLVTTALIITAAMVAMRVVGALVFKNILGFRSAILLGLSHSMPLTLLIAVATIAYHSSSIDKLHYFAFILASLFQVIVVTLMIKLIHKEPSPASLPNAFNQQKR